The segment ACGGCATCACTGGGGGTACCATTACGAGTAACGGTGTGGCCGAGATGGTCTATCGCACCTTGGCCATCTATGACAATTACTTCAAAAAACAACGCGCATCATGAGTGAGGTTGCAGTAGAAGAAAAACAGGAGGTAAAGGCTCCCTCTGAGCCCTTATTCTCTCCGAAGAACAAGCGGCTGATAACCGATCCGCTGAATGAGAACAACCCTATCACCATTCAGGTACTGGGAATCTGTTCTGCACTGGCGATCACCGTACAGGTCAAGCAGGCCGTATTCATGAGCCTATCCGTACTCTTTGTGATGATCGCGGGTAACTGGATCATCTCTACCATACGGAATCTCATCCCCAGTCGTATCCGGATCATCGTTCAGTTGGTCGTGGTCGCTACGCTGGTGACCTTGGTCGACTTGACACTTAAGGCCTATGTGCCTGATGTCAGTGAGAAACTGTCGGTATTCGTAGGGCTCATCATCACCTACTGTATCATCATGGGGCGTTTCGAGGCCTTCGCCATGGGTAACAAGCAGTGGCCATCTATCCTCGATGCCTTGGGAAATGCCTTAGGATACGCGTGGATTTTGATCGCAGTTGCAGTGGTTCGGGAAGTGTTCGGTTCGGGAGCTATCTGGGGTTGGAAATTCATTCCTGAGAGCTGGATGATGTCCAATGGCGGATTCTACATGAACAACAACCTGATGATCCTACCTCCGATGGCTCTAATCACGGTAGGGGTCATTATCTGGATTCAGCGCTCGCGTAATACCAATCTTATAGAAGCCTGATCATCATGGAAGCAGTAAACATTTTCGTCAAAGGCATCTTTGTAGAGAACATGATCTTCGCCTACTTCTTAGGCATGTGTTCGTATCTGGCCGTTTCCAAGACTGTGAAGACAGCCGTTGGTCTAGGTGCAGCGGTCATATTCGTATTGGGAATCACCGTACCGATCAACTATCTACTCGAGAACTACGTGCTCAAAGAAGGTGCGCTCACTTGGTTGGGTGCCGAGTACGCAAGCATCGATTTGAGCTTTTTGAGCTTCATCCTTTTCATTGCCGTGATCGCATCCATGGTACAGCTCGTGGAAATGATCGTAGAACGATTCTCACCTGCACTCTATG is part of the Flavobacteriales bacterium genome and harbors:
- the nqrE gene encoding NADH:ubiquinone reductase (Na(+)-transporting) subunit E, which translates into the protein MEAVNIFVKGIFVENMIFAYFLGMCSYLAVSKTVKTAVGLGAAVIFVLGITVPINYLLENYVLKEGALTWLGAEYASIDLSFLSFILFIAVIASMVQLVEMIVERFSPALYGALGIFLPLIAVNCSILGGALFMQERQYATIGDATAFGLGSGVGWFLAIVAIAAIREKIQYSNIPAPLKGLGITFIITGLMGMAFMAFMGIEL
- a CDS encoding NADH:ubiquinone reductase (Na(+)-transporting) subunit D, which produces MSEVAVEEKQEVKAPSEPLFSPKNKRLITDPLNENNPITIQVLGICSALAITVQVKQAVFMSLSVLFVMIAGNWIISTIRNLIPSRIRIIVQLVVVATLVTLVDLTLKAYVPDVSEKLSVFVGLIITYCIIMGRFEAFAMGNKQWPSILDALGNALGYAWILIAVAVVREVFGSGAIWGWKFIPESWMMSNGGFYMNNNLMILPPMALITVGVIIWIQRSRNTNLIEA